From one Nitrospinaceae bacterium genomic stretch:
- a CDS encoding protein-L-isoaspartate O-methyltransferase, with translation KLGYTNFLLRAVDGTFGWEDEAPYDAIVSAASALEPPSPWLDQLKPGGRLVMPLGGEKSQTLVRYVKGQDGKFREPEEIVKCVFVKLIGRHGWSENA, from the coding sequence AGAAGCTGGGCTACACGAATTTCCTCCTAAGAGCCGTAGATGGCACTTTTGGGTGGGAGGATGAGGCGCCCTACGATGCCATTGTCTCGGCAGCCTCGGCGCTTGAGCCGCCCTCTCCATGGCTGGATCAACTCAAGCCGGGCGGGCGCCTGGTAATGCCCCTGGGCGGCGAGAAGAGCCAAACACTTGTCCGGTACGTAAAAGGGCAGGACGGGAAATTTAGAGAGCCCGAGGAAATTGTGAAATGTGTGTTCGTTAAGCT